The nucleotide sequence GGGCGAAGCGCCTGAATGGCCTTTGCCACCGTGTTCGGAATGTCGTGAAATTTCAGGTCGAGGAAGATCGGCAGACCGATTTCCGCCATATCCTTCACGCCTGAACGGCCATTGGCCATGAAAAATTCCAGGCCCAGCTTGATGCCGCCGACATGGTTGCGAACGCGCTGAGCAATCAGGCGCGCACGGTCGATATCCGGAGTGTCGATCGCGACATAGATCGGCGTGCTCATACCCGCGCCTCCGGCGCTACGGTGTCGTTCATCGCAAGCGGTGCGTCGGGGCTCTCGATATCGGCCGCCAGCGGCTCGACCGAAGTCGCATGGGTCGTGCGCAGGTCGGTCAGCGTACGTTCCGCGCTGGCAAGGCGCGACTTCAACCGCCAACGCGTGCCCAGATGCAGGAAATAGGTGGGCAGAAAACCCAGCAGGAACATCGCGCCCATCAACAGCGGCAGGTTGATGTCGGCCACCAGACCACCCCACAGCTTCACGGGCACCGGCGCCCAGTTGTTGAATGAAAAGGCAACGACGATGCCGGCGACCAGCACCCAGATCAACGTTCGCAGAAACTGCATTCGGGCCCCTTTTTGGGATGTGTTCTTTGCCCGGATGCTACGCGCTAATCACCGCCCTGACCAGTCCGCTCGCCCAGTTCCGCGCGGATCGACGCGATCAGCCCCGGAATGGCGGTCAGCCGTCCTTCCTCCTCATCAAGGATGGCGTGGAACAGCGCCTGCTTGATGGCGGTCGTCCGGCCGGGGCGCAGCCTTGTTGCCGGGGGCAGGGACGACAACAGGATATCAACCAGCCGCTCCGCACCGTGCAGGCGTCCCCACAGATAGTCGTTCTCGCGATAGGTTCGGCTGAAGAACGCGCCGAACGCGTGGAACTGTATCCCCTTCAGGCACGCGTTCGCACCGCCTTCGCGAATGGCGGTGGCGTCGTCGGGGCTGATCCGGTCGACGCGAACGGGATCGAATTCGTCCAGCCCCTCACCCTGGAGCAGCGGCAGCGTCGCGATGTCGAAAAAGGGAAAACCAAGATAGGCGAGCAGCAGCGGGCGGCGCAGGTCGCGCGTCAGGCCGCTGAACGCCTTTGCCAGTGCCGCATCGGTGGCCGCATCCAGGGTCCGCAGATCAAGCGCCGTGTCCAGAGCCTGCAGGGCATTCTCCGCATCGCCGGGCAGGCGCCGTGCGACGGGCTTCAACGCGGCGTGCGTCTCCGAACGCTGTCGCTCCAGATAGGCGGATAATGCCGAATAGGTCGCGTCGCGCACTTCGGACAGATCGGCGCGGTCTTGCTCGCCATCCTGCTCCCCGATCCGCCGGACCAGCAGGCGCAGGCGGCGGATGCGAAAGCCCAGGTCGAAACTGCGGAGGAACTCGATCGCTTCTGCCGTTGCGCCGCCGGAATGGGCGGTGCCGATGCCGAACGCGCCGCGTGCCCTCGCGGCTTCGGCAATGGCATCGCGCACGCGCCGCTGCGGTTCGGGGCCGTCGCGGCTGGCCAGCTGGTTGAACAGCTGGGCGATACGGTCGATCACGCCCTCGACCTTCAACAGGCCATAGGCGGCCTGACCATATCCGGCCTTGCCCGCTGCGGCGGACTGCGCGCGGCGGCGCCACGCCGCCAGCCGCCGGGGCGTGGGGTAGTCGAGGAGGAAGGTATAGCCGAACAGGCTTTCCACCTGTCCCTCAACCTCACCGCGCAACTGTTCGAGAATGCTGTGCATCCGCTCGATCCGGGCCGAGCGGGCGGACAGCGTTTCCAGGCTGTCGCGAATGGGTTGTTGACGCGGAATCTCGGAAAGGGCCCCGATCAGCGTCTGGAAAAATCCGGGCAGCCCTTCGATCTGTCCGTTCAGCGCAAAGCGAAAGCCCGGCGCGGGGTCGATGAACACGAAGCGGCGGTCGATCTGCCGCCGCGCCGGTCGTTCTCGAAGTGCGGCGATGGCGGGGCGAAAGGGGGCATTGGCCAGTACCGAACCGTCGATCAGTACGGCCTTTTCCGCCGCCTTGACGCTGGCGTGGCGCGGCATTGCCCGTGCCAGAAAGGCATCGCGCCCCGGCCATTCCCCACCGCGCGCGGCGATCGCCCGGTCCAGTTCCGCCACGTTAAATGGCGGGAAGGCACCCGGAAAGCTCGACGTCGCGCGCGCGGCAAAGGTTAGGTCGGCGGGTTCGGCGAATGCCTCCCCCGTGCGCCCCTGGCTGGCGAAGGACAGGACCAGACGATGCTCCGTCTCCACCACTTCCGGCGGTGAATTGATGCGCAATCGTTCGGGATGCCCGGCAAAGTCGGTGACGGTGACGAACAGGTCCAGCGGCTGGCCGTGCGGCAGCAAGCGCGGCCCCGCCGGTGCCTTGGCCATCGCATCAAACGCATCGAGCAACAGCCCGCACAGCAACTCACCGCCAAAGGGCGGTTCGAACCAGCGGGAGCGGACGAAATGGTCGAGCTTGGCGCGCACTTCATCGCGCGCGGCCAGTTCGACGGTTTCGTCGACCATCTTGTTCCCGGCCGCCATCCACGCGATCGGACGCGCCCAGAATTTGGTCATCGAATGGCTGGGCGCCTGAGCGGGGTCGATCAACCCTTCTACGTCGGCATGTTCCAGCCACAGGTCGGTCAGCGGATCCAGACTCTGCCCGGTTTCAATCGCCTGCGCGAAAAAGACGCTGTTGATCCCCCCGGCACTTGCGCCCGCCAGAATATCGACCAGTACACGCAGGCGCAGGCCCGAAGCCTCCGCAATCTCTTCGAAAACGGCGCGATAGACGCCCTGCGTCCCGCCCGATGGCGGGTCGCCCGCGCACCACGCCTGGCTGGCGCATACCAGTCGCCACAGCTCCTTGGTGATGCCGTGCATGTATATCGCAAGGCTGATCCCGCCATAGCAGACCAGCGCAAGTCGGAGCTCCTTGTCGCGCATCAGCGGATCGTTGCCCAGATCGGCAGATGGTCCGACGCCACGCGCGCCGATGGGCTCATATGAACGCCGCAATCGGTGATGGTCAGTTGCGGGCTGACGATGATGCGGTCCAGCCGCCCGACCGGCCGCTGTGCGTGAAAGCTGGGGCCGGTTTCGGCAATCGCATGATCGCGGGCGAAGTCCTTAAGGCAACCGCCCGCGCCCCGCCATTCGTTCAGGTCGCCCATCATTACGCACGGCATCGGATTGCCATCGGCCAGGTGATCCAGCACCGCCTTCGCCTGCCGCCGCCGCCACAGGCCGGACAGGTCCAGATGCATGCCCACCACGCGGATCGTGTGTCGGCCCAGCCGGACATCCGCGCTGACCGCGCCGCGCGGCTCCAGCGCGGGCAGATGTACCGGGGTGCAGGCGAGTATCTCGGCCGATTTGCGGACCAGCAGGACGTTGCCGTGCCATCCCATGCTGGCAGCGCGGATCGCGACGGGTACTGCCTGATAATCGCTGTGTTCGGACAAAAGGTGCGGCGTCAGCACCGCCGCACGCGTGCCAAAGCGCCGGTCGGCTTCCTGAAGCGCGACGATATCGGCGTCGATTTCGTTCAGCACTTCAAGAATGCGTTCGGGGCGGCGCTGACGGTCGGTGCCGACCGCCTTTCGCATGTTGTAGCTGGCGACCTTTAGCATCAAGATTGGTTTAGCGTGGTCATGGCGCAGGGGGAACGGTGCGCGGATATGCCGGTTCCCTCATCGCGGCAGCTCGATCCGGGCGACCAGACCGCCGCCAGCCCGGTTTTCCAACGTCACACGCCCGCCAGCATCGCGCACGATCGCGCGGGTCAGTGCCAGGCCAAGGCCGATGCCGCCGGTTTCACGATTGCGAGAGCTTTCCAGGCGTACGAAAGGGTCGAACACCGCGTCCAGCTTGTCGACCGGCAGGCCGGGGCCACGATCGCATACCGCAATGACGACGCGATTGAGTTCTGCGGTAATCTGCACTTCTGCGGCACCGGCATATTTGATGGCATTTTCGATCAGGTTGCGCACCGCGCGGCGCATCAGGCTGGGGCGCAGGCGCATGCGGATGCGATCAGCCTCGTCGAACGCGACGTCGTGGTCCAGATCGCGAAAATCCTCGACCACCGCATCGACCAGCGCGGCCATGTCGACGTCGGCAATCGGCTCGCTGGGGCGACCCAGCCGCGCGAGCGACAGGATGTCCTCCAACGTGCGGTGCATCTCCCCTACGATATCGGCCATGCGCTGACGGTCGGCATCGTCCTCGACCGACTCGATCCGCACGCGCAGCGCTGCCAGCGGGGTCCGCAGATCGTGGCCGATGGCGCCCAGCATCCGGTCCTTTTCGTCGAGCATCGCCGACACGCGCGCCGACAATTCGTTATAGGCCGCGATCAGCGCCCGGACGTCACCGGGGCCGCGCTCCGTCATGGGTTCGGGATCGCCGCCGGGGGCAAAGGCGCGCGCGCGGGCGGTCAACTCGCTCAACGGTCGCGTCACGCGCCGCCCGATCCACAGGACAGGCAGCAGCACGACGGCGTAGAGGATAAGCGTCTGGGCAATAAGCTGCCACAACAAGGTACGCTCGGCGCGCGGCCATGGCCCGCTGAGCGTCAGCCAGCGCCCGTCGCGCAGTTGTACGCCCACCACCACCTCCGCACCCAGATTGGCCAGCCGGCGCGCGCGGTCGCGGCGCATCCCGGCAAGGCGCGGATCGTCGGCGGAATAATGGCGGATGCCGCTGACCACCGCACGATAGGCGATGTTGCTCTCCGCCAGTCCGCTGCGGATGCCGAATTCGATGTCCTCCGCCGGGCGCAGGCCGGGCGGGACGGGATTGCGCGCCGCCAGCCGAACGCGCGCGCGGGGCCGGTCGAACGGGGCAAGTCGTCCGGCCTGCAATCGTTCGGCCGCATCGACCATGCGCGTGACGGTCGGCACGACGATCTGCGTAAAGCGAAGCTCGCGCCGCTCGCGATAGAGCAAGGCGAAATTGATCGCCTGTGCCACGAACAGCGCGACCGCGACCAGAAGCGCGATCTGTCCCGACAGGCTGCGCGGCCAGCGCGGTCGTGCGATCACAGCCGCGTCACCTCTGCCGCCAGCGTATAGCCGCCGCCCCACACCGTCTTGATGATCGCAGGGTTCTTCGGATCGGCCTCGATCTTCTTTCGCAAGCGGCTGACCTGATTGTCGATGGCGCGGTCGAACGCCGCCGCCTCACGCCCCTGCGTCAGGTCAAGCAACTGATCGCGTGTCAGCACCTGTCGCGGGCGGGTGGCCAGTGCCAGCAGCAGATTGAACTCGCCGGTGGACAGCGGCACCTCTACGCCCTCCCGGTCGACCAGCGTGCGCTCGCCCGTTTTCAGCACCCAGCCTGCAAAGGCATAGGCGCCGGCGTCCGGCGCATGCTGGCGCACCGCACCCGTCGCGACGCGGCGCAGGATCACCTTGATCCGCGCCAGCAGCTCGCGTGGGGAAAAGGGCTTCACCACATAATCGTCCGCGCCCATTTCAAGGCCAACGATGCGGTCGGTCTCCTCGCTGCGGGCCGTCAACAGGATCACGGGCGTCTCGCTCGTTTCACGAATGTGGCGACACAGGCTCAGTCCGTCTTCGCCCGGCATCATGATGTCCAGGATCGCCAGATCGATGGCATAGGCAGCCAGCCGTGCGCGCGCGCCCTCCGCATCGCCCGCCTGGGTAACACGAAATCCCTGTTTGGTCAGATATTGCGCCAATGGCTCACGGATCGAGCGTTCGTCATCGACAAGCAGAAGATGGGGGGTATCGGCCATATGCTCACCCTGAAGCGGTTGACGCGGATTGGCTAGAGGGGGTGGAGCCGGGTGGGCGTGGGGGAGGAGCATCCCGCCCGGCTCCCCGGCAAGGTCAGTTGCCGGTTGGCGGTGTCGGCGCGCCGCCATGGCCGCGCATGCCGCGGTGGCTCATGCGCTTGTCGCGCATTGCCTGGGTTTCGGCGGCGTCAAGGCGACCATCGCCATTGCTGTCGATCCGCTGGAAACGCTGCGTCGCGCCGGCGCGGAACTCGGCTTGGCTGACCGATCCGTTCCGGTCCGTGTCGAGGCGGGTGAGCATACGCTGCGCCATTTTTCCGCCGCGCTTGCCCATCTTCTGGGCGCGTGCCTCGCGGCGTTCGGCTCGCTGCTGACGGAGCGCCTCAACTTCGGCCTGGGTGACCTGTCCGTCCCGATTGGTGTCGAGCCGGGTGAAATGCTGGTCGGCACGGCTGATCGCCTCCTCCTGCGTGGCGGGGGGCTGCATCCGCATCCGGGCGCCAGCGGGCGGGGTCTGCTGCGCAGCAAAGGCGGTGCTGGCAAGCACGGTCGAACCCAGCGCGGCGGCGATGACGATACGGGGCATTTTGGGGCGTTTCATGTGTCGCGTTCCATTGTGTTGGTCCGGGCCATTCCGAACCTGTGAGCATCAAAATGCCGTCGTCATGTCGCGCGGATATGTCGTGCGGGCGCAATATTGTCGCGAATTGTCGCCATGCCGATGAACGGTTGCGAAAAGCAACTGTTCGCAAGCGGGGTATGGCGATGCAGCAATTGCGTTTGCGCAACATCTTTCCCGAATAAGAGCGATGTGGGCGCGATTCCTCTTGACGCCAACGGCGCGCCATTCATTATTCGAGAGACGGGTATGCGCCGGAACAGAGCCGCGACCCGGGAGGAGAGGATATGACCAAGCCGCAGCTCATGACTGCCTGTGGGTTCCTTGCATTCGCGTTTGCCGGGGTCACGCCAGCAATGGCTCAGCAGGAAACCGACCCTGCGGCCGCCCCGGCATCCGCGACCGAGCAGGCCAGTACCGCACAGGATACGCAGAACGCCGGCGACATTATCGTGACGGCTCAGGGTCGCGCCCAGTTGCTGACCGATGTGCCGGTCGCGGTGTCCGCGGTGTCCGCCGAATCGCTTCAGCTGTCGGGCGCGACCGACATCCGTGCGCTGAACCAGCTGGCCCCGTCGCTGCTCGTCAGCTCGACCGGGACCGAGGCGAACGGGTCGGCCCGTATCCGCGGTATCGGTACGGTTGGCGACAATCCGGGCCTGGAAAGCTCGGTCGCCGTGTTCATCGACGGGGTGTATCGCTCCCGTTCGGGGATCGGCCTGAACGAACTGGGCGAAATCGACCGGGTTGAGGTGCTGCGCGGGCCGCAAGGGACGTTGTTCGGCCGCAATGCGTCGGCGGGTATCATCAACATCGTGTCGAAACAGCCGACCTATGAATTGGGCGGCATGGCCGAGGTCACCTATGGCAATTATGATTTCTGGCGCTTTCAGGGCGCACTGAACCTGCCGATCACCAAAAATCTGGCTGCCCGCGTCGACGGCGTTTATGCAAAGCGCGACGGCTTCTATTACGACGCCGCGAACGACATCGACGTGAACAATCGCGATCGCTTCTTTGTTCGCGGTCAGCTCCGCTGGGAACCGACCAGCGACATCAATGTCCGCATCATCGGCGACTATACCAAGCGTGATGAGCGGTGCTGCGGCGCGACCTATGTTGACTCGTCGGTCAATCAGTTCGTCGGTAATCTGAACAGCCCGGCAACGCCGCTGACCACCGGTCTGGCGGGCGGCAACAACATCATCAACGTCCTGCGCGATCTTGGGCAACCGATCGGGTCGTTCACGCCCGGCTATGACCGGACCATCTATTCGACGCCGGGCCGCAGCTTTGACGGGCAGACCGAGGACAAGGGGGTTTCGGCACAGGTCGACTGGGATTTCGGCGGCGCGACGCTCACCTCGATCACGGCTTACCGCGACTATCTGACCGATCAGGGATCGGACACCGACTACTCCACGA is from Sphingomonas sp. IW22 and encodes:
- a CDS encoding LapA family protein, which translates into the protein MQFLRTLIWVLVAGIVVAFSFNNWAPVPVKLWGGLVADINLPLLMGAMFLLGFLPTYFLHLGTRWRLKSRLASAERTLTDLRTTHATSVEPLAADIESPDAPLAMNDTVAPEARV
- a CDS encoding patatin-like protein; the protein is MRDKELRLALVCYGGISLAIYMHGITKELWRLVCASQAWCAGDPPSGGTQGVYRAVFEEIAEASGLRLRVLVDILAGASAGGINSVFFAQAIETGQSLDPLTDLWLEHADVEGLIDPAQAPSHSMTKFWARPIAWMAAGNKMVDETVELAARDEVRAKLDHFVRSRWFEPPFGGELLCGLLLDAFDAMAKAPAGPRLLPHGQPLDLFVTVTDFAGHPERLRINSPPEVVETEHRLVLSFASQGRTGEAFAEPADLTFAARATSSFPGAFPPFNVAELDRAIAARGGEWPGRDAFLARAMPRHASVKAAEKAVLIDGSVLANAPFRPAIAALRERPARRQIDRRFVFIDPAPGFRFALNGQIEGLPGFFQTLIGALSEIPRQQPIRDSLETLSARSARIERMHSILEQLRGEVEGQVESLFGYTFLLDYPTPRRLAAWRRRAQSAAAGKAGYGQAAYGLLKVEGVIDRIAQLFNQLASRDGPEPQRRVRDAIAEAARARGAFGIGTAHSGGATAEAIEFLRSFDLGFRIRRLRLLVRRIGEQDGEQDRADLSEVRDATYSALSAYLERQRSETHAALKPVARRLPGDAENALQALDTALDLRTLDAATDAALAKAFSGLTRDLRRPLLLAYLGFPFFDIATLPLLQGEGLDEFDPVRVDRISPDDATAIREGGANACLKGIQFHAFGAFFSRTYRENDYLWGRLHGAERLVDILLSSLPPATRLRPGRTTAIKQALFHAILDEEEGRLTAIPGLIASIRAELGERTGQGGD
- a CDS encoding endonuclease/exonuclease/phosphatase family protein, translated to MLKVASYNMRKAVGTDRQRRPERILEVLNEIDADIVALQEADRRFGTRAAVLTPHLLSEHSDYQAVPVAIRAASMGWHGNVLLVRKSAEILACTPVHLPALEPRGAVSADVRLGRHTIRVVGMHLDLSGLWRRRQAKAVLDHLADGNPMPCVMMGDLNEWRGAGGCLKDFARDHAIAETGPSFHAQRPVGRLDRIIVSPQLTITDCGVHMSPSARVASDHLPIWATIR
- a CDS encoding ATP-binding protein, with product MIARPRWPRSLSGQIALLVAVALFVAQAINFALLYRERRELRFTQIVVPTVTRMVDAAERLQAGRLAPFDRPRARVRLAARNPVPPGLRPAEDIEFGIRSGLAESNIAYRAVVSGIRHYSADDPRLAGMRRDRARRLANLGAEVVVGVQLRDGRWLTLSGPWPRAERTLLWQLIAQTLILYAVVLLPVLWIGRRVTRPLSELTARARAFAPGGDPEPMTERGPGDVRALIAAYNELSARVSAMLDEKDRMLGAIGHDLRTPLAALRVRIESVEDDADRQRMADIVGEMHRTLEDILSLARLGRPSEPIADVDMAALVDAVVEDFRDLDHDVAFDEADRIRMRLRPSLMRRAVRNLIENAIKYAGAAEVQITAELNRVVIAVCDRGPGLPVDKLDAVFDPFVRLESSRNRETGGIGLGLALTRAIVRDAGGRVTLENRAGGGLVARIELPR
- a CDS encoding response regulator; translated protein: MADTPHLLLVDDERSIREPLAQYLTKQGFRVTQAGDAEGARARLAAYAIDLAILDIMMPGEDGLSLCRHIRETSETPVILLTARSEETDRIVGLEMGADDYVVKPFSPRELLARIKVILRRVATGAVRQHAPDAGAYAFAGWVLKTGERTLVDREGVEVPLSTGEFNLLLALATRPRQVLTRDQLLDLTQGREAAAFDRAIDNQVSRLRKKIEADPKNPAIIKTVWGGGYTLAAEVTRL
- a CDS encoding EF-hand domain-containing protein produces the protein MKRPKMPRIVIAAALGSTVLASTAFAAQQTPPAGARMRMQPPATQEEAISRADQHFTRLDTNRDGQVTQAEVEALRQQRAERREARAQKMGKRGGKMAQRMLTRLDTDRNGSVSQAEFRAGATQRFQRIDSNGDGRLDAAETQAMRDKRMSHRGMRGHGGAPTPPTGN